In the genome of Gemmatimonadota bacterium, one region contains:
- a CDS encoding ABC transporter permease, with product MSPEREELRGAGGAAWRRLRSLFRRDSGADVDAELAFHLEMREADYRARGLTPDAAHRAATERFGSVRQISHECTQLASRRERAVTRMEQMIDFRQDLRLAVRSLWHRPAFALTAAFALALGIAATLAVWALVDGYLFRPLPLREGKRLVVVAEQSAANTTPSSVWYSNYRDIKSRTDLFDDAVYFDNTMLSLRVGSAEPTVNLFETTSGNYFRAFGVPLFLGRGYTEQEETERARVVVLTHAFWLSRFAGASDVIGKQVQFNGVPFQVIGVAAPGYAGMRQSLLHASGFLPFTTEFALTGGDGNIPADSHGRVAATLKPGVTLAAARAALVTLSAQERQEHANLSPGHRLMIEWETRTRPDIAVSGIIPWAAAIFLVLTGLVLLIGCTNVAGLFLARASARRGEIAVRRALGATTGRMVRLVVTESMVLALLALVFAAPLTWLMLRSFSSIRMETDFPVRFSVEPTWGLLPVALGIAVIAALLTSIAPALHAARLPLQETLKDGGRGGSGGKKRRVARTLLVGAQVAVSFVLLVCAALFARSVQAATTLDLGFRPAGVVMGTSDPEILRYDRPRTERFYRDLLAQARALPGVKSASLSRDIPLGYNNSSHDLYLDHDIGVPDNRIGVGYNVVSPDYFATLGYRLLEGRDFVVRDDSSADRVVVINAQMAKQYWPGASALGRRFRLEKDGAWFTVVGVVGSGRYTFVNESPKPYFYMPMAQRYRSQMTLELLAPGNETAAMLAIRRLVHELDPDMPVGDVRTMQVHLEGGLAFLFPKIAAIVAVAIGLLGLIQAVVGLYGVVAFGVAERTREIGIRIAIGARPGDVVRGVMREGLMLTGVGMLIGVIASLGVAQLTRAILVGVGATDPVAYLAAAVLLLSVTTLAAWLPARRAAATDPTVALREG from the coding sequence ATGTCGCCTGAGCGCGAAGAGCTGCGCGGCGCTGGCGGTGCGGCGTGGCGTCGCTTGCGCTCGCTCTTCCGGCGCGACAGCGGCGCCGACGTCGACGCCGAACTCGCTTTCCATCTCGAAATGCGCGAGGCCGACTATCGCGCCCGCGGGCTCACGCCCGACGCGGCACACCGCGCGGCCACCGAACGCTTCGGCAGCGTCCGCCAGATCAGCCACGAATGCACCCAGCTCGCCTCTCGACGCGAGCGCGCCGTCACCAGGATGGAACAGATGATCGACTTCCGGCAGGACCTCCGCCTCGCGGTGCGCTCGCTCTGGCATCGCCCCGCGTTTGCCCTCACGGCGGCGTTCGCCCTCGCCCTCGGCATCGCGGCCACGCTCGCCGTGTGGGCGCTGGTCGATGGCTATCTCTTCCGACCGTTGCCGCTCAGGGAAGGGAAGCGGCTCGTCGTCGTCGCCGAGCAGAGCGCCGCGAACACCACGCCATCTTCCGTCTGGTACAGCAACTATCGCGACATCAAGAGCCGCACTGATCTCTTCGATGACGCGGTCTATTTCGACAACACGATGCTGAGTCTCCGGGTCGGCAGTGCCGAGCCGACGGTGAATCTGTTCGAGACTACCAGCGGCAACTACTTCCGCGCCTTCGGCGTGCCGCTCTTCCTTGGTCGCGGCTACACCGAGCAGGAGGAGACGGAGCGCGCTCGCGTCGTCGTGCTGACTCACGCGTTCTGGCTGTCGCGGTTTGCGGGTGCCAGCGATGTGATCGGGAAGCAGGTGCAATTCAACGGTGTGCCGTTCCAGGTGATCGGCGTGGCGGCTCCCGGATACGCCGGGATGCGACAGTCGCTGCTGCACGCTTCGGGCTTCCTGCCGTTCACGACCGAGTTCGCGCTGACCGGTGGCGACGGCAACATTCCCGCCGACTCGCACGGACGCGTCGCGGCGACGCTGAAACCCGGCGTCACGCTCGCGGCCGCGCGCGCGGCCTTGGTCACGCTGAGCGCCCAGGAGCGGCAGGAGCACGCCAACCTCTCGCCGGGCCATCGGTTGATGATTGAATGGGAGACGCGCACCCGGCCGGATATCGCCGTGTCCGGCATCATTCCCTGGGCGGCGGCGATCTTCCTGGTGCTCACCGGACTGGTGCTGCTGATCGGTTGTACCAATGTCGCCGGGTTGTTCCTGGCTCGTGCCTCCGCCCGCCGCGGTGAGATCGCGGTGCGTCGTGCGCTCGGTGCGACGACGGGGCGAATGGTCCGACTGGTGGTTACTGAATCGATGGTGCTGGCCCTGCTCGCCCTGGTGTTCGCGGCGCCGCTGACCTGGCTGATGTTGCGGTCGTTCAGCAGCATCCGGATGGAGACCGATTTCCCGGTGCGCTTCTCGGTCGAGCCGACGTGGGGGCTACTCCCCGTGGCACTTGGCATTGCGGTGATCGCCGCGCTGCTGACCAGCATCGCGCCGGCGCTTCATGCTGCGCGGTTGCCTTTGCAGGAAACACTCAAGGATGGTGGACGCGGTGGCAGCGGTGGGAAGAAGCGAAGGGTCGCGCGCACCCTGCTGGTGGGGGCGCAGGTCGCGGTGTCCTTCGTGCTGCTGGTGTGTGCCGCGCTCTTTGCGCGCTCCGTGCAGGCGGCCACCACGCTCGACCTCGGTTTCCGTCCGGCTGGCGTCGTGATGGGGACCAGCGATCCCGAGATCCTGCGCTACGACCGCCCCCGCACCGAGCGCTTCTATCGCGACTTGCTGGCCCAGGCGCGGGCCCTGCCCGGCGTGAAGTCGGCGTCGTTGAGTCGAGATATCCCGCTCGGTTACAACAACAGTTCGCACGATCTCTATCTCGATCACGACATCGGGGTTCCCGACAACCGGATTGGTGTCGGCTACAACGTTGTGTCGCCGGACTATTTCGCGACGCTGGGTTACCGCCTCCTCGAAGGACGCGACTTCGTTGTCCGTGATGACAGCAGCGCTGACCGGGTGGTCGTGATCAATGCCCAGATGGCGAAGCAGTACTGGCCTGGGGCGTCGGCCCTCGGCCGACGGTTCCGTCTCGAGAAGGACGGCGCGTGGTTCACGGTGGTCGGGGTGGTGGGCAGCGGGCGATACACCTTCGTGAACGAATCGCCGAAGCCGTACTTCTACATGCCGATGGCGCAGCGCTACCGCTCGCAGATGACACTCGAACTGCTTGCCCCGGGCAACGAGACCGCCGCGATGCTCGCGATCCGGCGCCTGGTCCACGAGCTCGATCCCGATATGCCGGTCGGCGATGTGCGTACGATGCAGGTGCACCTGGAGGGCGGCCTCGCCTTCCTCTTTCCGAAGATTGCCGCCATCGTCGCCGTCGCGATCGGCTTGCTGGGGCTGATCCAGGCCGTGGTCGGACTCTACGGCGTGGTGGCGTTCGGTGTCGCCGAGCGGACGCGCGAGATCGGTATCCGGATCGCGATCGGCGCGCGCCCGGGCGATGTGGTGCGCGGCGTGATGCGCGAGGGGCTGATGCTCACCGGCGTCGGGATGCTGATTGGCGTGATTGCGTCGCTCGGTGTCGCGCAACTGACGCGCGCGATCCTGGTGGGCGTCGGTGCGACCGACCCGGTGGCGTACCTCGCGGCGGCGGTGCTGTTGTTGTCGGTGACGACGCTCGCCGCCTGGCTCCCGGCCCGGCGTGCCGCCGCGACCGACCCGACGGTGGCGCTCAGGGAGGGGTAA
- a CDS encoding glycosyltransferase N-terminal domain-containing protein: MPTSPLYRAFASFAVPLVPLALRDARQRAAHAARLATPAALEAWASQHRDMSRDLAWFHASSVGEGLQARAVLEAYRTLNPNDQIIYTHYSPSAESFAASIGAEWAGYLPYDRADDVQRVLRAVRPNLLVFTKLDLWPELATQAAAAGCRVSMVAGTVSADSNRLRWPSQSLTAPGYAALHFVGAIAEPDLARLIALGCDPEKVTVTGDPRIDSVLEVMWAASNEPVPVELGPIQNVLVAGSTWPEDEKILMEAMGHVHARFPDARLMLVPHEPTLAHLLDIEAAFVPGALRPPVPLASLAPGDEPEILVIDRVGMLSKLYAAGAMAYVGGGFGHRGIHSVLEPAAWSRPVIIGPNDRGSRDAAMLAAGGGLVRLPRHNAVAALVEQWCRWLENPMECDRAGRAARNALEQDRGAARRNAVLL; this comes from the coding sequence GTGCCCACCTCTCCGCTCTATCGCGCGTTCGCGTCTTTCGCTGTTCCACTCGTGCCGCTGGCATTGCGCGACGCGCGGCAACGTGCAGCCCACGCGGCTCGGCTGGCGACGCCGGCAGCGCTCGAGGCGTGGGCGAGTCAGCATCGGGATATGAGCCGCGATCTGGCCTGGTTCCACGCGTCATCGGTGGGTGAAGGATTGCAGGCGCGCGCGGTGCTCGAGGCGTATCGCACCTTGAACCCGAATGACCAGATCATCTACACTCATTATTCGCCATCGGCCGAGTCGTTTGCGGCATCGATCGGCGCCGAGTGGGCTGGATATCTGCCCTATGATCGGGCCGATGATGTACAGCGCGTGCTGCGCGCTGTACGGCCGAATCTGCTCGTCTTCACCAAGCTCGATCTCTGGCCCGAACTCGCGACCCAGGCCGCTGCGGCGGGGTGTCGCGTCTCGATGGTGGCCGGCACGGTCTCGGCAGACAGCAATCGTCTGCGCTGGCCGTCGCAATCGCTGACCGCGCCGGGGTACGCCGCCCTCCACTTTGTCGGAGCAATCGCCGAGCCCGATCTCGCCCGGCTCATCGCCCTCGGCTGCGATCCCGAAAAGGTCACCGTGACTGGTGATCCGCGAATCGATTCTGTTCTGGAAGTGATGTGGGCCGCGAGCAATGAACCCGTTCCGGTCGAACTGGGACCGATACAAAATGTCCTGGTGGCCGGCAGCACCTGGCCCGAAGACGAAAAGATTTTGATGGAAGCAATGGGTCACGTGCATGCGCGCTTTCCCGATGCCCGGCTGATGCTGGTGCCGCACGAGCCCACGCTCGCGCATCTGCTCGATATCGAAGCGGCCTTCGTTCCGGGCGCGCTTCGCCCGCCAGTGCCGCTCGCATCACTTGCCCCCGGTGACGAACCGGAGATTCTCGTGATCGATCGCGTCGGGATGCTCTCGAAGCTCTATGCCGCGGGTGCGATGGCCTACGTGGGCGGCGGCTTCGGTCACCGCGGGATTCATTCAGTGCTCGAGCCTGCCGCGTGGTCGCGGCCGGTGATCATCGGCCCGAATGACCGCGGCAGCCGCGACGCCGCGATGCTGGCTGCCGGCGGTGGCCTGGTCCGCCTCCCGCGGCACAACGCCGTCGCTGCGCTGGTGGAGCAGTGGTGCCGCTGGCTCGAAAATCCGATGGAGTGCGATCGCGCCGGCCGGGCCGCGCGCAATGCTCTCGAGCAAGACCGCGGCGCGGCGCGGCGGAACGCGGTGCTGCTTTAG
- the atpG gene encoding ATP synthase F1 subunit gamma: MATNRALKGRIRSVTNTRKITRTMELVATSKLKRAQDRVVAARPYAQALQQVIADLVTPDLADQFPLLRRPLPPSKGGPARAVIILLTSNRGLAGGFNANLIKEARRRIEALEGEGYQVELVGVGKKGVGFFRYIGRKFRSERPDIGDRPTADHASSLVEDLMVEYAEGNLGVVELIQSQFISVLTTPPTTVRILPIEPPANKVEEGKKGYRPDYILSPDPATLLEQVLPLYVRNMVYRGLVETVAAEQAARRTAMKNATDNAGDLIDKLKRTYNRQRQAQITQEIAELVGGAAAL; encoded by the coding sequence ATGGCAACGAATCGTGCGCTCAAGGGGCGCATCCGCTCCGTCACCAACACGCGCAAGATCACGCGGACGATGGAGCTGGTCGCCACTTCCAAGCTCAAGCGCGCGCAGGATCGCGTGGTGGCAGCGCGCCCGTACGCGCAGGCGTTGCAGCAGGTCATCGCCGACCTGGTGACGCCCGATCTCGCCGACCAGTTCCCGCTGCTGCGTCGGCCGTTGCCGCCGAGCAAGGGTGGTCCCGCGCGCGCGGTCATCATCCTGCTCACTTCGAATCGCGGCCTTGCGGGTGGCTTCAACGCCAACCTGATCAAGGAGGCGCGCCGCCGGATCGAGGCGCTCGAGGGCGAGGGCTATCAGGTCGAGCTCGTCGGCGTCGGCAAGAAGGGCGTCGGCTTCTTCCGCTACATCGGTCGCAAGTTCCGCAGCGAACGCCCTGACATCGGCGATCGCCCGACGGCCGATCACGCGTCGTCTCTGGTCGAAGATCTGATGGTCGAGTACGCCGAAGGGAATCTCGGTGTGGTGGAGCTGATCCAGTCGCAGTTCATCAGCGTGCTGACCACGCCACCGACCACGGTGCGCATTCTTCCGATCGAGCCACCGGCGAACAAGGTGGAAGAGGGGAAGAAGGGGTATCGCCCCGATTACATCCTGTCTCCTGATCCGGCGACGCTGCTGGAGCAGGTGCTGCCGCTCTACGTCCGCAACATGGTCTATCGCGGCCTGGTGGAGACGGTGGCGGCCGAGCAGGCCGCGCGCCGGACGGCAATGAAGAACGCGACCGACAACGCCGGTGATCTGATCGACAAGCTCAAGCGGACGTACAACCGTCAGCGGCAGGCGCAGATCACGCAGGAGATCGCGGAGCTCGTTGGCGGGGCCGCCGCCCTGTAG
- a CDS encoding TPM domain-containing protein, whose protein sequence is MIRKGIGALLALQLTLVALLPAQGQGIAALFPAKPSGFVTDAAGILGPTAVATIEARLSHLRDVTGAEMAVVTLPTIGDYAAAEVALTIGRSWGIGAKAAVGDARRNAGVVLLLVPRTADHKGEINWAIGNGLEGAITDARSGQIADAMIPQLRQGDYAGAADLGTRLVGDLIAREMGVQDSSLLQPRRAAPRNNGFPISRILGMIIFIALMIASRSGGRGGRGGGLMGPIILGGLGRGGFGGGGFGGGGGGFGGFGGGGGFSGGGGGRSF, encoded by the coding sequence ATGATACGGAAAGGTATCGGCGCGTTGCTGGCGCTCCAACTGACGCTGGTGGCACTGCTCCCGGCACAGGGGCAGGGGATCGCGGCGCTCTTCCCGGCCAAGCCCTCTGGCTTCGTCACCGACGCGGCCGGAATTCTCGGGCCCACGGCGGTCGCGACCATCGAAGCGCGGCTGTCGCACCTGCGCGATGTCACCGGTGCCGAAATGGCGGTGGTGACACTCCCCACCATTGGTGACTACGCCGCGGCCGAGGTTGCCCTTACGATCGGCCGCAGCTGGGGCATCGGTGCCAAGGCCGCAGTTGGTGATGCGCGTCGCAATGCCGGCGTGGTCCTGCTGCTGGTGCCGCGCACGGCCGATCACAAGGGCGAAATCAACTGGGCCATCGGCAACGGACTCGAGGGCGCCATCACCGATGCGCGCTCGGGGCAGATTGCCGACGCAATGATTCCGCAGCTGCGCCAGGGCGATTACGCCGGCGCAGCCGATCTCGGCACCAGGCTTGTCGGCGATCTGATTGCGCGGGAGATGGGCGTGCAGGATTCGTCGCTGTTGCAGCCGCGACGTGCGGCCCCGCGCAACAACGGCTTCCCGATCTCACGCATTCTCGGCATGATCATCTTCATCGCGTTGATGATCGCGAGCCGCAGTGGTGGTCGCGGCGGGCGCGGTGGCGGGCTGATGGGGCCGATCATCCTCGGCGGGCTCGGTCGCGGCGGCTTTGGTGGCGGCGGTTTTGGTGGGGGTGGTGGCGGCTTCGGTGGCTTCGGCGGTGGTGGTGGCTTCAGCGGCGGTGGCGGCGGGAGGAGCTTCTGA
- a CDS encoding LemA family protein yields MRGTSRSIIALLAVVSLASGCGYNTLQGLDENVNKAEGQIKVQLQRRADLIPNLVAVVQGVAKQESTVYIGVAEARSKLATAVQGGNLTEMAAANAAMNAPLGRLMAVAEAYPELKSNQNFTQLQDQLEGTENRISVARTDYNTSVEALNSTARKFPTNLTAKLFGLGKPRPYFDLTTPGAAEAPKVKF; encoded by the coding sequence ATGCGCGGTACCAGTCGTTCAATCATCGCCTTGCTCGCCGTGGTCTCACTGGCCAGCGGCTGCGGCTACAACACGCTCCAGGGTCTCGACGAGAACGTCAACAAGGCCGAGGGGCAGATCAAGGTGCAGCTGCAGCGCCGGGCCGACCTGATCCCGAATCTGGTCGCGGTGGTGCAGGGTGTGGCCAAGCAGGAGTCGACCGTCTACATCGGTGTGGCCGAGGCGCGGTCGAAGCTCGCGACGGCGGTGCAGGGCGGCAATCTCACCGAGATGGCCGCAGCAAACGCCGCGATGAATGCACCGCTCGGTCGGTTGATGGCAGTGGCAGAGGCGTATCCGGAGCTGAAGAGCAACCAGAACTTCACCCAGCTCCAGGATCAGCTCGAGGGGACGGAAAACCGGATCTCGGTGGCCCGAACTGACTACAACACGTCGGTGGAGGCGCTCAACAGCACGGCCCGGAAGTTCCCGACCAACCTCACGGCGAAGCTGTTCGGGTTGGGGAAGCCGAGGCCCTACTTTGATCTGACCACCCCGGGAGCGGCTGAAGCTCCGAAGGTGAAGTTCTAG
- a CDS encoding thioredoxin domain-containing protein encodes MKSVRHLLLALTALAAAPSLAPAQDALLAPRTKGVATAPVTVYEMSDFQCPFCRSFTTETFPKIEKEYIATGKVKWIFINYPLTSLHPNAMAAAEFASCASSQGRFWPTHDLLYAKQAAWAPLKDAGQYFMAQVDGLGLKRDQMLSCLQGGQARKLVEGDAAGAAKSGATSTPSFYIEGGMMSGAQPIEVFRPILDSIIKIKLAKKAAGR; translated from the coding sequence ATGAAGTCGGTTCGTCACCTCCTGCTTGCCCTGACCGCCCTCGCCGCCGCGCCGTCGTTGGCCCCGGCACAGGACGCTCTGCTCGCCCCGCGCACCAAGGGCGTCGCAACGGCACCGGTCACGGTCTACGAGATGTCGGATTTCCAGTGCCCCTTTTGTCGGAGTTTCACGACTGAAACGTTTCCGAAGATCGAGAAGGAGTACATCGCGACGGGAAAGGTGAAGTGGATCTTCATTAACTATCCGCTGACCTCCCTCCACCCCAACGCGATGGCCGCAGCCGAGTTTGCGAGCTGCGCTTCGAGCCAGGGGCGCTTCTGGCCGACGCACGATCTGCTCTACGCCAAGCAGGCGGCGTGGGCACCGCTCAAGGATGCGGGACAGTACTTCATGGCACAGGTGGATGGACTCGGGCTCAAGCGCGACCAGATGTTGAGTTGTCTGCAAGGCGGCCAGGCGCGGAAGCTCGTCGAGGGGGATGCCGCGGGTGCCGCGAAATCGGGCGCCACCAGTACGCCATCGTTCTACATCGAAGGGGGGATGATGTCGGGCGCTCAGCCGATCGAAGTCTTCCGGCCGATTCTCGATTCAATCATCAAGATAAAGCTCGCGAAAAAGGCCGCGGGCAGGTAA
- the atpD gene encoding F0F1 ATP synthase subunit beta has product MTATATKTIGTIVQIIGPVLDIEFPPDQLPEIYNAVTVDDTSGPLPVRLTAEVQQHIGRNQVRAVAMSSTDGVSRGMQAIDTGAAVSVPVGNAALGRILNVLGDPVDGGPAIEKSVERWPIHRPSPAFTALEPKTEILETGIKVVDLIAPFVKGGKIGLFGGAGVGKTVVIQELINNVQKGHGGKSVFCGVGERTREGNDLYLEFKEAGILGSVALMFGQMNEPPGARLRVGLSGLTIAEYFRDVEGQDVLLFVDNIFRFTQAGAEVSALLGRMPSAAGYQPTLATEMGDLQERITSTRNGSITSVQAIYVPADDLTDPAPATAFAHLDATVVLSRAISELGIYPAVDPLDSTSRILAPQFIGERHYNVAIGLQRTLQRYKALQDIIAILGMDELSEEDKLVVGRARRLQRFLSQPFFVAEQFTGFPGKYVKLEETVASFERVLSGEFDHLPEQAFYMQGGIDDVIKRAKELQG; this is encoded by the coding sequence ATGACCGCTACCGCGACCAAGACCATTGGCACCATCGTCCAGATCATCGGCCCGGTGCTCGACATCGAGTTCCCGCCCGACCAGCTGCCGGAGATCTACAACGCCGTCACGGTCGACGACACCAGCGGCCCGCTGCCGGTGCGGCTGACGGCCGAGGTGCAGCAGCACATCGGACGCAACCAGGTGCGTGCGGTCGCGATGAGCTCGACGGACGGCGTCTCGCGCGGGATGCAGGCCATCGACACGGGCGCAGCGGTCTCGGTGCCGGTCGGCAACGCTGCCCTCGGACGCATCCTCAACGTGCTTGGCGATCCGGTCGACGGCGGTCCTGCCATCGAGAAGAGTGTCGAGCGGTGGCCGATTCACCGCCCGTCGCCGGCCTTCACGGCGCTCGAGCCGAAGACCGAAATTCTCGAAACCGGCATCAAGGTCGTCGACCTGATCGCCCCGTTCGTGAAGGGCGGCAAGATCGGCCTCTTCGGCGGCGCCGGCGTCGGCAAGACCGTCGTCATCCAGGAGCTCATCAACAACGTCCAGAAGGGACACGGCGGCAAGTCGGTCTTCTGCGGCGTCGGTGAGCGCACGCGCGAAGGGAACGACCTCTACCTCGAGTTCAAGGAAGCCGGGATTCTCGGCTCCGTGGCGCTGATGTTCGGTCAGATGAACGAGCCGCCGGGTGCGCGTCTGCGCGTCGGGCTGTCGGGCCTCACCATCGCCGAGTACTTCCGCGATGTCGAAGGCCAGGACGTGCTGCTCTTCGTCGACAACATCTTCCGCTTCACCCAGGCGGGTGCCGAAGTGTCGGCACTGCTCGGGCGGATGCCGAGCGCGGCAGGGTATCAGCCGACGCTGGCGACGGAGATGGGCGACCTGCAGGAGCGGATCACCTCGACCCGGAACGGTTCAATCACATCGGTGCAGGCGATTTACGTTCCAGCCGACGACCTGACCGACCCGGCGCCGGCGACGGCGTTCGCCCACCTCGACGCGACGGTCGTGCTCTCGCGCGCCATCTCCGAGCTCGGCATCTATCCGGCCGTTGACCCGCTCGACTCGACCTCGCGCATCCTGGCGCCGCAGTTCATCGGTGAGCGGCACTACAACGTCGCGATCGGCCTGCAGCGCACCCTGCAGCGCTACAAGGCGCTCCAGGACATCATCGCAATTCTCGGCATGGACGAGCTCTCCGAGGAAGACAAGCTGGTCGTCGGCCGGGCGCGTCGCCTCCAGCGCTTCCTGTCGCAGCCGTTCTTCGTCGCCGAGCAGTTCACCGGCTTCCCGGGCAAGTACGTCAAGCTCGAAGAGACCGTCGCCTCGTTCGAGCGGGTGCTCTCTGGCGAGTTCGACCACCTCCCGGAGCAGGCGTTCTACATGCAGGGCGGCATTGATGACGTAATCAAGCGCGCCAAGGAGCTGCAGGGTTGA
- a CDS encoding CPBP family intramembrane glutamic endopeptidase has translation MASTYFADSRAPRYSVLFAVPLLLAYEASAWFLADPGGGGVRNGADVILKSLFLTVGGPRGLLVFDILLAGIGTWLVVRDLRAHPGGLRASVFAGMLAESAVLAMLVGVVIGRATSALLRYLVIGPTGGLDLPSQLMISLGAGIYEELLFRVIVVGTLAAIGRRVFHWTPRTAGVVACVLGALLFSAFHYIGPYGDKLEAGSFIFRALAGLTFSALYLLRGFGITAWTHALYDIFVTLG, from the coding sequence ATGGCCTCCACCTACTTCGCCGACAGCCGCGCGCCGCGCTACTCCGTTCTCTTTGCGGTGCCGTTGTTGCTGGCCTATGAGGCCTCGGCCTGGTTCCTCGCCGACCCGGGCGGCGGCGGGGTCCGCAACGGCGCCGACGTCATCCTCAAGTCGCTTTTCCTGACGGTCGGTGGTCCGCGCGGGTTGCTGGTGTTCGACATCCTCCTCGCGGGCATCGGGACCTGGCTCGTCGTGCGCGACCTGCGCGCGCACCCGGGTGGCTTGCGCGCCTCCGTATTTGCCGGGATGCTCGCGGAGTCGGCGGTGCTCGCGATGCTGGTGGGAGTGGTGATCGGGCGCGCGACATCAGCGCTGCTCCGCTACCTCGTGATCGGCCCCACCGGCGGGCTCGACCTGCCATCGCAGCTGATGATCTCCCTCGGCGCAGGGATCTACGAGGAGCTGCTGTTCCGGGTGATTGTCGTGGGAACCCTCGCCGCGATTGGCCGGCGGGTCTTTCACTGGACGCCGCGCACCGCGGGCGTGGTCGCGTGTGTACTCGGTGCGCTGCTCTTCTCGGCGTTCCACTACATCGGGCCGTACGGTGACAAGCTCGAAGCCGGCTCATTCATCTTCCGCGCGCTGGCCGGCCTCACCTTCTCGGCCCTCTACCTGCTGCGCGGCTTCGGGATCACTGCGTGGACGCACGCGCTGTACGACATCTTCGTGACGCTAGGATAG
- a CDS encoding PadR family transcriptional regulator codes for MADTVTLLRGALDALVLKALTWGPTHGYGVARWIESVTDDALRIEEGSLYPALYRLERRGWVESEWGVSDAGRKARFYKLTRAGRTQLKAETHNFTMFARAIFKAFEATPDVA; via the coding sequence GTGGCCGATACCGTCACCCTCCTTCGCGGCGCGCTCGACGCGCTGGTCCTCAAGGCCCTGACCTGGGGCCCTACTCACGGCTATGGCGTGGCCCGCTGGATCGAGAGCGTGACCGACGACGCGCTTCGGATCGAGGAAGGGTCGCTCTACCCGGCGCTCTATCGTCTCGAGCGTCGCGGCTGGGTCGAGAGCGAATGGGGCGTCTCCGATGCCGGCCGGAAGGCTCGCTTCTACAAGCTCACCCGCGCGGGCCGCACCCAGCTCAAGGCCGAGACCCACAACTTCACCATGTTTGCGCGGGCGATCTTCAAGGCATTCGAGGCGACGCCCGATGTCGCCTGA
- the atpC gene encoding ATP synthase F1 subunit epsilon, whose protein sequence is MRVTVISPEAAVFDGEADSVIAPAFDGELGILANHAPLMTVLGTGELKVRAGGGVRRFHVQGGFLQVVQNSVRILAEHVQGVSDA, encoded by the coding sequence ATGCGCGTCACGGTCATCTCTCCCGAAGCCGCTGTCTTCGACGGCGAGGCGGATTCCGTCATTGCGCCGGCGTTCGACGGTGAACTGGGCATCCTGGCGAATCACGCGCCGTTGATGACGGTGCTCGGCACGGGCGAGCTCAAGGTGCGGGCCGGTGGCGGCGTGCGTCGCTTCCATGTGCAAGGCGGCTTCCTGCAAGTCGTCCAGAACAGTGTCCGCATTCTGGCCGAACATGTGCAGGGAGTATCTGATGCGTAA